The nucleotide window AGAATTTTTTGAATAAAAAAGTCATATTCTAAAATTCTATTAGAATATAACTATATTTGTTCTAATTACTTATCTTTTTTCATTGCATCTTTTGCACCATTAATCATACCTATTATTGCACCTTTTGCAATTTTTGTTACTTCATCTATTGTTTTTTTAGAATTATTTTTTATTTCATCAATATTTCTTTGAATAGATTCTTTTGCTAGGTTATTTACTTTATTTGAAGTATTTATTAATGATTCTTTAAACGATTTATCTAAAGATTCCAAGTTTAAAATAACTTCTTTTATCTCTTCTTCTATAAAAGTATTAGATTTTTCTTTTGCATTTAAGATTTCTATTCTTGTATTTTCTACACTATTTATTATTCCCTCTTTTAAACCATCAATTGCACCTTCTATACTTTTTTCAATATCACTTTTATTACTTTCAGCTCTTTCGATTACTGTTAAAATAGTTGCTTCAGATAGTTCTTTAACTTTTTGTACATTTAATTTCCCTTTTTCTAGGGCTTTCTCTGTATTAATTTTTACAGCTTCTAGAATCTTTTCATATATATTTTCTTGAGTTTTAATTGCATCATCTATACTATCTTTTAATTTCATAGATAAAATGTCTTGCTTTTCTTGGAAGCTATATTTTGTTTTTAAAAGTTCCATATCAATTTCACTTATTAATTCTTGTGTATTTTCATTAAAAGCAGTTACTGTAGCATTTATAATAGTGTCAATATTTTTTTTCGTTAAGCTATTTTGTTTTTCCAATTCTTTTATAGATACTTGAATAATTTCTTCCATTATCTTAGTAATATCTGCTAAATTTTTTTTTGTACTTATTGCAGCTTTTGAAACAGCTGTTTCAATAATATTTTTCAACTCCTGAGTATTTTCTTCTCCAGTTTTACACATTTTTGATATTCCAATAGAAATTTCATTTTTCATATTTTCTAACATAATCACTCCCTTATTTAATTTGGACATATTATAATTAGATTTGAATACATTTTTTGCCATAAAAATGGCACTTTTAATTTAGATATTTTATAATTTTTCAGCTAAAATCAATGATTTGTATATTTTAAAACACTGAAATCAACATCTTAATACTTAAAGCTAAAGGTAACAAAGAAAAAAGTTTTTTCATCAAATCTACATTTATTTTATGTACTAAAGCAACACCAATTGGAGCAGTTAAATAACTTGCACTTGCAACACAAACAAGAGCTGGAAGTGATACAAAACCTAAAGTATAAGTCTGCATTGAAGTATGACTCCAACCATTTACAATATATCCTAATGTTCCAGAAATAGCTATGGGTAAGCCTATAGCAGATGAAGTTGCAATTGCTTTTTTTATATCTATATTTTGAACTAATAAATATGGAACACTCATAATTCCTCCACCAATAGAAACAAGTGAAGATAAAGCTCCAATTAATCCACCTGATAATATATGAGTTTTTGTAGTAAAGATTTTATTTTCAGGTTTTGGTTTTTTACCTATAAACATCATAATTGCAGAATACAACATAAAACAAGCAAAGATTATAGATAAATAAAATGAATCAAGTTTTGAAGCAATAAATGTTGCTAAAAAAGTTCCTACAAAAATTCCTGGAACCATCATCTTAACTACATCCCAAACAATTGCTTTTTTC belongs to Arcobacter defluvii and includes:
- a CDS encoding sulfite exporter TauE/SafE family protein, with the protein product MLDMQTIFYFLALGSFVGVVSGLFGIGGGGIIVPVLTAIFLAHGIDEHNVVHMALGTSMAIIIITSISSIKAQQKKKAIVWDVVKMMVPGIFVGTFLATFIASKLDSFYLSIIFACFMLYSAIMMFIGKKPKPENKIFTTKTHILSGGLIGALSSLVSIGGGIMSVPYLLVQNIDIKKAIATSSAIGLPIAISGTLGYIVNGWSHTSMQTYTLGFVSLPALVCVASASYLTAPIGVALVHKINVDLMKKLFSLLPLALSIKMLISVF
- a CDS encoding DUF6781 family protein; translated protein: MLENMKNEISIGISKMCKTGEENTQELKNIIETAVSKAAISTKKNLADITKIMEEIIQVSIKELEKQNSLTKKNIDTIINATVTAFNENTQELISEIDMELLKTKYSFQEKQDILSMKLKDSIDDAIKTQENIYEKILEAVKINTEKALEKGKLNVQKVKELSEATILTVIERAESNKSDIEKSIEGAIDGLKEGIINSVENTRIEILNAKEKSNTFIEEEIKEVILNLESLDKSFKESLINTSNKVNNLAKESIQRNIDEIKNNSKKTIDEVTKIAKGAIIGMINGAKDAMKKDK